A region of Leishmania panamensis strain MHOM/PA/94/PSC-1 chromosome 33 sequence DNA encodes the following proteins:
- a CDS encoding hypothetical protein (TriTrypDB/GeneDB-style sysID: LpmP.33.1230), whose product MSSEEYEEGDIASDQERRENDDVDEEDKDAVSDSAEERELPPSHPSDEEVEEEDYDALDDTPAPKPFPKTIRLRLPRQTSARAACEPTRVHVCLTRGIIGRPQEGGVHGKGSNSDEEDAALQVAPPAVAAGGSEADDGTEKEEENAVSSAAATLQGCCAENHRYETDYATPLAALRRRLILRHLHGDTKRQQRFLLSERAREKRNRLSAHGDAVEGEGEENDGGGEAEEEGGNADPLKEVVWPWTTLPKPPPYWLPALLSNDAHTFQRVLHIMYGWIIAPDPNPCDRLQLDATGQLCIGTPNTEEAKENSNNAEEADPAHHNTDFYLASGAFIGEGEEEVDEEACSNSANRDSVALAELTSKSLLGAFNDCELNEEEHHLGEETQSQQQDLGSLDGPGRSHVLSISTAPPPVAALPYFPFTEYELYIVYDATSEEWHLLDTHPLFVMEACRRRRAEQLARKEGQPRGEVADDASLGSDEETASETGSETGSEEEAKGGCHVPEYALDTIIPVSPVVLAALFSPAALRCCLLQPHRAEPQSEDDAGEVEDDDADGNAATAAAMHSVSSHAVLRTFDHAWLSVDTSAALPILATICRTRQRVLQQDALRIPYALGNLWIDVNPLYALPAFADVANGAGVDDVRQWRAQPGQHPEEDVGDDEVGPVSSPMKTAELCCSHRWGNALDSIVDPGHYGRLVLTSLLDAGLLPTRPVELAVFHRLSLLRLTLWWWMRLPAKLIQQWGFDAEDDGAGAGRSADDGDDTARMSDEGSEEEAVNDEELDEMAVEDVTELLLQRIEKISNRDARLRRFRLRTRHPTVVFAPLLQRVLLELQRRLDRMSAVDARGAPLAPSQYTLEESVARTYVAERLESGHPRQDPLVTVAFVGLADPATDETSAAPVAVRIAHVAAVRHQRLYQSDLVLLLLALTTTPIPRPSCAATILGDAEHCFTSTAGNTCKAEEVTVEEAQRDDIDAHTAFFAHLLELKSMRFLRRPQDRTRAGTTKLLLLCTIDFCRGATRQRVLGHLPPFELFGSTGYCPLPDLVQAWSFTCSINRNGNRAKKVATVQLFAYYLWNEIRWRQCKGQYSDAAVTRMREQLPELFELIDSNSSTYIAILAHLDAVAAAHSEAGGGGDGSLSASTAGRRAAPTGVSLHASRKQDCGVASLPAAVAQRQGPSLISTEVLQATQEEEREEADLAPTSVSLPLTLAYPNIYSAGVLESKALVNALWQSFAVAPHTYMTAETLHALLFGKNAHHSDDAGGIAVGAAGDTRRFNTAALSVMFENGVTTVQVCPLDCPEAPAIEEALKRADLPAVKVLLGLGAASLRDTCLNGSTTLELWAEKLFSPAEMDVLRFVAYKNKRAIRSDPRLQFGTRRFGSAVANS is encoded by the coding sequence ATGTCCTCGGAAGAGTACGAAGAGGGCGACATCGCCTCTGATCAGGAGCGCAGGGAGAATGACGATGTCGATGAGGAAGACAAAGACGCAGTGTCGGACTCCGCGGAGGAGCGGGAGCTGCCGCCCTCACACCCCTCAGACGAGGAggtagaagaggaggactACGACGCACTCGACGACACGCCCGCGCCGAAACCGTTCCCGAAGACCATCCGTCTAAGGCTACCTCGGCAAACATCCGCGAGAGCGGCGTGCGAACCGACgcgcgtgcacgtgtgtctgACACGAGGCATCATTGGTCGACCTCAGGAAGGCGGTGTCCATGGCAAGGGTagcaacagcgacgaggaagacgcTGCCTTACAGGTTGCtccgccggcggtggcagcagggggAAGCGAAGCCGACGATggcacagagaaggaagaagagaatgCGGtgagcagtgccgccgcaaCGCTGCAGGGCTGTTGTGCAGAAAATCACCGCTACGAAACCGACTACGCTACACCCCTGGCGGCACTACGGCGTCGTCTCATCTTGCGGCACCTCCACGGTGACACAAaacgccagcagcgcttcctctTATCCGAGCGCGCACGTGAGAAGCGGAATCGTCTGTCAGCTCACGGTGACGCAGtcgaaggggaaggggaggagaatgacggtggtggagaggcagaagaggaaggcggcAACGCCGATCCACTCAAAGAGGTGGTGTGGCCATGGACGACCCTGCCGAAGCCTCCGCCGTATTGGCTTCCAGCTCTGCTATCCAACGATGCTCACACGTTTCAGCGCGTGCTACACATTATGTACGGCTGGATCATTGCGCCAGACCCGAACCCGTGTGACCGGCTGCAGCTCGATGCAACCGGACAACTCTGCATCGGCACACCTAATACCGaagaggcgaaagagaacagcaacaacgccGAAGAAGCAGACCCTGCGCACCACAACACAGACTTTTACCTTGCCTCAGGTGCCTTCATCGGcgagggcgaagaggaggtcgatgaggaggcgtgcagcaacagcgcgaACCGGGATAGCGTGGCACTCGCGGAGCTAACATCGAAGAGTCTACTCGGCGCCTTTAATGATTGTGAGCTCAACGAAGAGGAGCACCACTTGGGCGAGGAGACTCAAAGCCAGCAGCAGGACCTGGGATCACTGGATGGCCCTGGCCGCTCACACGTACTGAGCATCTccacggcaccaccgcccgTCGCCGCACTGCCGTACTTCCCGTTCACTGAGTATGAGCTGTACATTGTGTATGACGCAACCAGTGAGGAGTGGCACCTGCTGGACACGCACCCACTCTTTGTAATGGAAGCTTGTCGGCGCCGGCGAGCAGAGCAGTTGGCCCGGAAAGAGGGCCAACCACGGGGCGAGGTGGCGGACGACGCTTCCCTCGGCAGTGACGAGGAGACCGCGAGTGAGACGGGGAGCGAGACggggagcgaggaggaggcaaagggcGGTTGCCATGTCCCAGAGTACGCACTGGACACTATAATCCCTGTTAGCCCCGttgtgctggcggcgctcttctcccccgcCGCGTTGCGGTGTTGTCTCCTGCAGCCTCACCGGGCAGAACCGCAAAGTGAGGACGACGCaggtgaggtggaggacgacgacgcggacGGCAATGCGGCTACCGCAGCGGCAATGCATAGCGTCTCCTCTCACGCCGTGCTGCGAACTTTTGACCATGCCTGGTTGTCGGTGGACACGTCAGCTGCTCTCCCCATTTTGGCAACCATCTGCCGCACCCGGCAACGTGTCCTGCAGCAGGATGCACTGCGGATCCCCTACGCACTTGGCAATCTGTGGATCGATGTGAACCCCCTCTATGCACTGCCCGCCTTCGCCGACGTTGCCAATGGCGCCGGGGTTGATGATGTGCGTCAGTGGAGGGCGCAGCCTGGGCAGCACCCGGAAGAGGACGTTGGGGATGACGAGGTTGGGCCAGTGTCGAGTCCGATGAAGACGGCAgagctgtgctgctcgcACCGATGGGGCAACGCACTAGACAGCATTGTTGACCCCGGCCACTACGGCCGCCTGGTGTTGACCTCTCTGTTGGATGCCGGCCTGCTCCCTACGCGACCGGTAGAGCTAGCTGTCTTTCATCGCCTCAGCCTCTTGCGCCTgacgctgtggtggtggatgcGCTTGCCTGCGAAATTGATTCAGCAGTGGGGTTTCGACGCAGAAGATGATGGGGCCGGTGCGGGCCGCAGTGCagacgatggcgacgacaCAGCGAGGATGTCTGACGAGGGGTCAGAGGAAGAAGCTGTCAACGATGAGGAGCTGGACGAGATGGCGGTGGAAGATGTCACCGAACTCCTCCTACAGCGCATTGAGAAGATAAGCAACCGCGACGCACGCTTGCGGCGGTTCCGCCTGCGCACGCGACACCCAACAGTGGTGTTTGCCCCGCTCCTTCAACGTGTGCTGCTGGAACTGCAGAGGCGCCTCGATCGCATGAGCGCCGTGGACGCGCGCGGTGCCCCATTAGCCCCGTCGCAGTacacgctggaggagagcgTGGCACGCACGTATGTCGCAGAGCGACTCGAGAGTGGTCATCCCCGCCAGGACCCTCTTGTAACCGTCGCCTTTGTCGGCCTCGCTGATCCCGCCACAGATGAAACGTCTGCCGCACCTGTGGCAGTGAGAATCGCACACGTGGCCGCGGTGCGTCATCAACGGCTGTATCAGAGCGACCTCGTGTTGCTCCTACTGGCTCTCACGACGACACCAATACCACGGCCCTCGTGTGCTGCGACGATCCTTGGCGATGCAGAGCACTGCTTCACCTCCACTGCTGGGAACACCTGCAAGGCAGAAGAAGTGACCGTGGaagaagcacagagagacgacaTCGACGCCCACACCGCCTTTTTCGCGCACCTGCTGGAGCTGAAGTCAATGCGATTTCTGCGGCGCCCGCAAGACCGCACCCGCGCCGGTACCACCAAACTACTTCTCCTCTGCACTATTGACTTCTGCCGTGGTGCCACGCGGCAGCGCGTCTTAGGGCACCTGCCACCGTTTGAACTATTTGGGAGCACCGGCTATTGCCCCTTGCCGGATCTAGTCCAGGCGTGGTCATTCACCTGCAGCATCAACCGGAACGGCAACCGCGCCAAGAAAGTGGCCACGGTGCAGCTGTTTGCGTACTACCTGTGGAATGAGATTCGGTGGCGCCAGTGCAAGGGGCAGTacagcgacgctgcagtTACCAGGATGCGTGAACAATTGCCGGAACTTTTTGAGCTGATCGACTCTAACAGCAGCACCTACATCGCCATCCTCGCTCACCTCGATgccgtagcagcggcgcacagcgaagccggcggcggtggtgacgggTCTCTGAGTGCGTCGACAGCGGGAAGGCGCGCTGCGCCCACTGGTGTCTCGTTGCACGCCTCCAGAAAGCAGGACTGTGGTGTTGCATCCTTGCCGGCGgccgtcgcgcagcgccaagGTCCCTCCCTAATCAGCACTGAAGTGCTCCAGGCGACCCAGGAGGAGGAACGTGAGGAAGCCGACCTCGCCCCCACCTCGGTTTCGCTGCCTCTTACGCTCGCCTACCCCAACATCTACAGTGCGGGCGTCCTCGAGTCGAAGGCACTCGTCAACGCTCTTTGGCAGTCCTTTGCGGTTGCCCCGCACACGTACATGACCGCTGAGACGCTGCACGCTTTGCTTTTTGGCAAGAATG